The following are encoded together in the Citrobacter arsenatis genome:
- a CDS encoding MFS transporter, whose amino-acid sequence MTSAPITTSDLAQRAQDDKLSLREKIGYGLGDAGGTVITCLIMNFLTFFYTDIFGLTPALVGTLFIALRVFDAISDPIMGVLADRTQSRWGRFRPWQLWVAVPIGIIGVLTFTVPDASMSVKIAWAFGTYLLLSVGYTAINVPYCALINTMTTRHNEVIACQSWRFVLCGVAGFLVSVGLPWMVDVLGQGNAAQGYQFGVGILCAIAVVMFLCCFFWVRERVPLAMMGKFTLREHIGGLRKNDQLLLMLVMSFLLINVFNIRGGGYMYFITYVLEGSTAYTSLFFTMVTFASIIGSVIVSPLTRRIDTVKLYYYTNLVLTALAVLMWFLPTGPAYQTLWLAVILGNGIILGFTLPLHFSLMAFADDYGEWKTGVRSSGMNFAFNLFFIKLAWASSAGIISLLFIFVAYQPGAGNQTASSLQGITAMETLLPALFHLLLALSIRICKLNNPMMSRIATDLRQRHVQP is encoded by the coding sequence ATGACTTCGGCTCCGATTACGACATCTGATTTGGCACAGCGTGCCCAGGACGACAAATTATCTCTGCGTGAAAAAATAGGTTATGGGTTAGGCGATGCGGGTGGGACGGTCATTACCTGTCTGATCATGAACTTCCTGACATTCTTCTACACCGATATCTTCGGGTTAACGCCCGCACTGGTCGGCACATTGTTTATTGCCCTGCGCGTATTTGACGCCATTTCCGACCCGATAATGGGCGTACTGGCCGACCGAACACAGAGCCGCTGGGGACGCTTTCGCCCTTGGCAGCTGTGGGTTGCGGTTCCCATTGGCATTATCGGCGTACTCACGTTTACCGTCCCTGACGCCAGCATGAGCGTAAAAATTGCCTGGGCGTTCGGCACCTATCTGCTGCTCTCCGTCGGCTATACCGCGATCAACGTGCCGTACTGTGCGCTAATCAACACCATGACCACCCGCCACAATGAGGTGATCGCCTGCCAGTCCTGGCGCTTTGTGTTGTGCGGCGTGGCGGGATTCCTTGTCTCCGTCGGCCTGCCGTGGATGGTGGATGTTCTGGGTCAGGGCAACGCTGCGCAGGGTTATCAGTTCGGCGTGGGTATCCTGTGTGCCATCGCGGTAGTGATGTTCCTGTGCTGCTTCTTCTGGGTGCGCGAGCGTGTGCCGCTGGCGATGATGGGGAAATTTACCCTGCGCGAACACATTGGCGGGCTGCGCAAAAATGACCAGCTATTACTGATGCTGGTGATGTCTTTCCTGCTGATTAACGTCTTCAATATTCGCGGCGGCGGGTACATGTACTTTATTACCTACGTGCTGGAAGGCAGCACCGCTTACACGTCGCTGTTTTTCACCATGGTCACCTTCGCATCCATTATCGGTTCAGTGATCGTCAGCCCGCTGACCCGCCGCATCGATACCGTCAAACTCTATTACTACACCAACCTGGTGTTGACGGCGCTGGCGGTGCTGATGTGGTTCCTGCCAACCGGTCCGGCTTATCAGACGCTGTGGCTGGCGGTGATCCTCGGCAACGGCATTATTTTGGGTTTCACGCTGCCGCTGCACTTCTCGCTGATGGCCTTTGCCGACGACTACGGCGAGTGGAAAACCGGCGTGCGTTCCTCCGGCATGAATTTCGCCTTCAACCTGTTTTTCATCAAGCTGGCCTGGGCCTCGAGCGCGGGGATCATCAGCCTGCTGTTTATTTTTGTCGCCTATCAGCCAGGCGCTGGCAACCAAACCGCCAGTTCGCTGCAAGGGATTACCGCGATGGAAACGCTGCTGCCCGCGCTGTTCCACCTGCTGTTGGCGCTGTCTATCCGCATTTGTAAACTCAATAACCCGATGATGTCGCGCATTGCCACCGATCTGCGTCAGCGTCATGTACAGCCTTAA
- the ulaD gene encoding 3-keto-L-gulonate-6-phosphate decarboxylase UlaD yields MSRPLLQLALDHTNLQAAQRDVALLQESVDIVEAGTILCLTEGLGAVKALRAQCPNKIIVADWKVADAGETLAQQAFDAGANWMTIICAAPLATVEKGHGVAQSCGGEIQMELFGNWTLDDARDWYRVGVRQAIYHRGRDAQASGQQWGEADLTRMKALSDIGLELSITGGITPADLPLFRDINVKAFIAGRALAGAQHPTQVAGEFHAQIDAIWGAQHA; encoded by the coding sequence ATGAGTCGACCATTACTGCAACTGGCGCTCGACCACACCAACCTGCAGGCGGCCCAGCGCGATGTCGCACTGCTTCAAGAGAGTGTTGATATCGTTGAGGCAGGGACGATTCTCTGCTTAACCGAAGGCCTTGGCGCCGTGAAAGCGCTGCGTGCCCAGTGCCCAAATAAAATCATCGTCGCCGACTGGAAGGTGGCCGATGCGGGTGAAACCCTCGCACAGCAAGCGTTTGACGCTGGCGCCAACTGGATGACCATCATCTGCGCCGCGCCGCTGGCAACGGTAGAGAAAGGTCATGGCGTCGCACAGTCCTGCGGCGGTGAAATTCAGATGGAACTGTTCGGCAACTGGACGCTGGATGATGCCCGTGACTGGTATCGCGTTGGGGTTCGTCAGGCAATTTACCATCGCGGGCGCGATGCCCAGGCCAGTGGGCAACAGTGGGGAGAAGCAGACCTGACACGAATGAAGGCGCTTTCTGATATCGGCCTGGAGCTGTCGATTACCGGCGGAATTACGCCCGCCGACCTGCCGCTGTTTCGCGATATTAACGTCAAAGCCTTTATCGCCGGGCGTGCACTGGCGGGGGCGCAACACCCAACGCAAGTAGCTGGCGAATTCCATGCGCAAATCGATGCCATCTGGGGAGCACAGCATGCGTAA
- a CDS encoding FGGY-family carbohydrate kinase: protein MSEKATFWLGIDCGGTYLKAGLYDAKGHEHGINRQSLQTISPLPGYAERDMHQLWQQCVATISGLLKRTGVCGEQIKGIGISAQGKGLFLLDKQDKPLGNAILSSDRRAMDIVQRWQQDGIPEQLYPVTRQTLWTGHPASLLRWVKENTPQRYAQIGSVMMGHDYLRWCLTGVKGCEESNISESNLYNMTTGQYDPRLTQWLGISEIDPALPPVVGSAEICGEITAQTAAITGLAAGTPVVGGLFDVVSTALCAGIEDEYTLNAVMGTWAVTSGIAHGLRDHEAHPYVYGRYVNDVQYIVHEASPTSSGNLEWFTAQWGELSFDEINQAVASLPKAGSALFFLPFLYGSNAGLEMTSGFYGMQAIHTRAHLLQAIYEGVVFSHMTHLNRMRERFTQAHTLRVTGGPAHSDIWMQMLADVSGLRIELPQIEETGCFGAALAARVGTGVYHNFIDAQRSLQHPVRTLLPDAAAHASYQRKYRQYQNLITALQGYHARIKEYE from the coding sequence ATGAGTGAGAAAGCGACCTTCTGGCTGGGTATTGATTGTGGCGGTACATATCTGAAAGCAGGTTTGTATGATGCCAAAGGTCATGAGCATGGAATTAACCGGCAATCGTTGCAGACAATATCGCCATTGCCAGGTTACGCCGAACGCGACATGCACCAACTGTGGCAACAGTGCGTCGCGACCATTTCCGGTCTGTTAAAACGCACTGGCGTCTGCGGTGAGCAAATCAAAGGCATCGGTATTTCCGCTCAGGGTAAAGGCCTGTTCCTTCTTGATAAGCAGGATAAACCGCTGGGCAATGCCATTCTCTCTTCCGATCGACGCGCAATGGACATCGTTCAGCGCTGGCAGCAGGATGGGATCCCTGAGCAGCTCTACCCGGTCACTCGCCAGACATTGTGGACCGGGCATCCGGCATCGCTCCTGCGTTGGGTAAAAGAGAACACCCCTCAGCGCTATGCGCAAATTGGCAGCGTCATGATGGGCCATGACTACCTGCGCTGGTGCTTAACCGGCGTCAAAGGCTGCGAAGAGAGCAATATCTCCGAGTCGAACCTCTACAACATGACTACGGGTCAGTACGACCCGCGGCTGACCCAGTGGTTGGGCATCAGTGAAATCGACCCTGCCCTGCCACCTGTCGTTGGTTCAGCAGAAATATGCGGGGAAATCACCGCTCAGACAGCCGCCATAACCGGTCTGGCGGCGGGCACGCCCGTCGTCGGCGGTCTGTTTGATGTGGTTTCCACCGCACTCTGCGCCGGTATCGAAGATGAATACACCCTCAACGCGGTAATGGGAACCTGGGCTGTCACCAGCGGGATCGCTCACGGCCTGCGTGACCACGAGGCCCATCCCTATGTTTATGGTCGCTATGTGAATGACGTGCAGTACATCGTTCACGAAGCGAGTCCAACCTCCTCCGGCAATCTGGAATGGTTTACCGCCCAGTGGGGCGAACTCTCTTTTGATGAGATCAATCAGGCCGTCGCCAGCTTGCCAAAAGCCGGTAGCGCGCTTTTCTTTCTGCCCTTTTTGTACGGCAGCAACGCCGGGCTGGAAATGACCAGCGGCTTTTATGGCATGCAGGCTATACACACCCGTGCCCACTTATTACAGGCCATCTACGAAGGCGTGGTTTTCAGCCACATGACCCACCTCAACCGCATGCGCGAACGTTTTACGCAGGCGCATACCCTGCGCGTCACCGGCGGTCCGGCCCACTCCGACATCTGGATGCAAATGCTGGCAGACGTCAGCGGCTTACGTATCGAGCTGCCGCAGATTGAAGAGACCGGCTGCTTTGGCGCAGCGCTTGCCGCCCGCGTAGGCACCGGCGTTTATCACAATTTCATCGACGCCCAGCGCAGCTTACAGCACCCGGTACGTACGCTGCTGCCGGACGCCGCGGCGCATGCGAGCTACCAGCGTAAATACCGCCAATACCAGAATTTAATTACCGCACTACAGGGCTATCACGCCCGCATTAAGGAGTATGAATAA
- the araD gene encoding L-ribulose-5-phosphate 4-epimerase: MLEQLKAEVLAANLALPAHGLVTFTWGNVSAVDETRKLMVIKPSGVEYDVMTADDMVVVDIASGCVVEGSKKPSSDTPTHLALYRRYPEIGGIVHTHSRHATIWSQAGQDLPAWGTTHADYFYGSIPCTRLMTVEEINGEYEYQTGEVIIQTFEQRSLNPLQVPAVLVHSHGPFAWGKDAADAVHNAVVLEECAYMGLFSRQLAPQLPDMQPELLDKHYLRKHGVNAYYGQN, encoded by the coding sequence ATGTTAGAACAACTGAAGGCCGAGGTGCTGGCGGCCAATCTGGCGCTTCCGGCCCATGGTTTAGTCACCTTTACCTGGGGTAACGTCAGCGCGGTAGATGAAACACGTAAACTGATGGTGATTAAGCCATCCGGCGTGGAATATGACGTGATGACCGCCGACGATATGGTGGTGGTGGATATCGCCAGCGGCTGCGTGGTTGAAGGCAGTAAAAAACCCTCATCTGACACACCAACCCATCTGGCGCTGTATCGCCGCTATCCTGAAATAGGTGGGATCGTCCATACCCATTCACGCCACGCAACAATCTGGTCGCAGGCAGGGCAGGATCTCCCGGCATGGGGCACCACGCATGCCGATTATTTCTATGGCTCGATTCCGTGTACCCGTCTGATGACCGTCGAGGAAATCAACGGTGAATATGAATATCAAACCGGAGAGGTCATCATTCAGACCTTTGAGCAACGCTCTCTTAATCCGCTGCAGGTTCCGGCGGTATTAGTGCATTCACACGGTCCGTTTGCCTGGGGTAAAGACGCCGCAGACGCCGTACATAACGCCGTGGTGCTCGAAGAGTGTGCCTACATGGGGCTGTTCTCACGCCAGTTAGCCCCGCAGTTACCGGATATGCAGCCTGAGTTGCTGGATAAACACTACCTGCGCAAACACGGCGTGAACGCGTATTACGGGCAAAACTAA
- a CDS encoding DUF4862 family protein translates to MNSDNAGYIIGAYPCAPSFHQKSEEEEKEFWRQLSDTPDIRGLEQPCLEHLHPLGDEWLLRHTPGEWQIVVTAIMETMRRRSINSGFGLASSDEEQRQACVAYYRHLQQKINHINAANAGKIIALELHAAPLTGNANVAQATDAFARSLQEITRWDWSCDLVLEHCDAMTGPAPRKGFLPLENVLDAIAGYDISVCINWARSAIEGQNLALPLTHTQQAQRAGKLGALMFSGTTITGEYGEWQDLHAPFAPFCPQSLMTTDHARELFACAGTEPLQFAGIKLLEINANADVDHRVAILRDGIAALNKTKL, encoded by the coding sequence ATGAATTCGGACAATGCCGGTTATATTATCGGTGCGTACCCCTGTGCACCCTCATTTCACCAAAAGAGTGAAGAGGAAGAGAAGGAATTCTGGCGTCAACTCTCCGATACCCCAGATATTCGCGGACTGGAGCAGCCCTGCCTTGAGCATCTGCATCCGTTAGGTGACGAGTGGTTATTACGCCATACGCCAGGCGAGTGGCAAATCGTGGTCACAGCGATTATGGAGACCATGCGCCGTCGCAGCATTAATAGCGGTTTTGGGCTGGCCTCCAGCGACGAAGAGCAGCGCCAGGCCTGTGTGGCGTATTACCGCCATCTGCAGCAGAAAATCAACCATATTAATGCGGCCAACGCCGGGAAAATAATCGCCCTTGAACTGCATGCCGCTCCGCTGACAGGCAATGCCAACGTCGCTCAGGCCACCGACGCGTTTGCCCGCTCGCTCCAGGAAATTACCCGGTGGGACTGGTCCTGCGACCTGGTGCTGGAACATTGCGATGCCATGACTGGCCCCGCGCCGCGCAAAGGCTTTTTGCCGTTAGAAAACGTGCTGGACGCAATAGCCGGATATGACATTAGCGTGTGCATTAACTGGGCGCGATCGGCGATTGAAGGGCAGAACCTCGCCCTACCGCTGACCCACACGCAGCAGGCCCAACGGGCCGGTAAATTAGGCGCGCTGATGTTTTCCGGCACCACAATCACAGGGGAGTACGGAGAGTGGCAGGACTTACACGCACCGTTTGCGCCTTTCTGCCCGCAAAGCCTGATGACCACCGACCATGCCCGCGAATTATTTGCTTGTGCAGGAACCGAGCCATTGCAATTTGCCGGCATTAAATTACTGGAAATAAATGCCAATGCAGATGTGGATCATCGCGTAGCAATATTGCGCGACGGTATCGCTGCATTAAACAAAACAAAATTATAA
- a CDS encoding glycoside hydrolase family 127 protein, with protein MNVLEVDLHKLTVSDPFLGQYQQLVRDVVIPYQWDALNDRIAEAEPSHAIENFRIAAGLQDGEFYGMVFQDSDVAKWLEAVAWSLCQKPDAELEKTADEVIELVAAAQCEDGYLNTYFTVKAPNERWTNLAECHELYCAGHLIEAGVAFFQATGKRRLLEVVCRLADHIDSVFGLGENQLRGYPGHPEIELALMRLYEVTQQPRYMALVNYFVEQRGTQPHFYDQEYEKRGQTSYWHTYGPAWMVKDKPYSQAHQPISEQQTAIGHAVRFVYLMTGVAHLARLSQDEGKRQDCLRLWKNMAQRQLYITGGIGSQSSGEAFSSDYDLPNDSVYAESCASIGLMMFARRMLEMEADSQYADVMERALYNTVLGGMALDGKHFFYVNPLEVHPKSLKFNHIYDHVKPVRQRWFGCACCPPNIARVLTSIGHYIYTPRQDALYINMYVGNSMEIPVADGSLKLRISGDYPWHEQVKIAIESPQSVYHTLALRLPDWCSAPQVLLNGQPVEQDIRKGYLHISRTWQEGDTLSLTLPMPVRRVYGNPLVRHVAGKVAIQRGPLVYCLEQADNGEELHNLWLAKESEFRVFEGKGLFSHKMLIQAEGVKQSSTDATQQPLWHYDVSPASRQAHTLTFIPWFSWANRGEGEMRIWVNEQ; from the coding sequence ATGAACGTACTGGAAGTCGACCTGCATAAGCTCACGGTCAGCGATCCGTTCCTCGGACAATATCAGCAGTTGGTGCGTGATGTGGTGATCCCCTACCAGTGGGATGCGCTTAATGACCGCATTGCAGAGGCGGAACCAAGCCATGCGATAGAAAACTTCCGTATCGCCGCGGGGCTGCAGGATGGCGAGTTTTACGGCATGGTTTTTCAGGATAGTGACGTGGCGAAATGGCTGGAGGCCGTCGCCTGGTCCCTGTGCCAGAAACCCGATGCAGAGCTTGAGAAAACCGCTGATGAGGTCATTGAACTGGTGGCTGCGGCACAGTGTGAAGATGGCTATCTCAATACTTACTTTACGGTAAAAGCCCCGAATGAACGCTGGACCAACCTCGCCGAATGCCATGAGCTGTACTGTGCCGGTCATTTAATTGAAGCGGGCGTCGCATTCTTCCAGGCGACGGGTAAGCGTCGTCTGCTAGAGGTAGTGTGTCGGCTGGCAGATCACATCGACAGCGTGTTTGGGCTTGGTGAAAATCAGCTGCGCGGCTACCCAGGACACCCGGAAATCGAGCTAGCCTTAATGCGCTTGTATGAAGTGACTCAGCAGCCGCGCTATATGGCGCTGGTAAATTACTTTGTGGAACAGCGCGGCACCCAGCCCCATTTCTATGACCAAGAGTACGAAAAACGCGGGCAAACCTCTTACTGGCACACCTACGGTCCGGCGTGGATGGTGAAAGATAAGCCCTATAGCCAGGCACATCAGCCCATTTCAGAGCAGCAAACGGCTATCGGTCATGCGGTGCGCTTTGTCTACCTGATGACCGGCGTGGCGCATCTGGCACGCTTAAGTCAGGACGAAGGCAAGCGTCAGGATTGCCTGCGTCTGTGGAAAAACATGGCCCAGCGTCAGTTGTACATTACCGGCGGGATCGGCTCACAAAGCAGCGGCGAAGCGTTTAGCAGCGATTACGATCTGCCTAACGACTCCGTGTACGCGGAAAGCTGCGCCTCAATCGGACTCATGATGTTCGCCCGCAGAATGCTGGAAATGGAGGCCGATAGCCAGTATGCCGACGTAATGGAGCGCGCCCTGTATAACACCGTGCTCGGCGGCATGGCGCTGGACGGTAAACACTTCTTCTACGTTAACCCGCTGGAAGTGCATCCCAAGTCATTAAAATTTAATCATATTTATGACCACGTGAAGCCCGTTCGCCAACGCTGGTTCGGCTGCGCCTGTTGTCCACCAAATATCGCCCGCGTCTTAACCTCAATCGGCCATTACATCTATACGCCACGTCAGGACGCGCTATATATCAATATGTACGTGGGCAATAGTATGGAAATCCCCGTGGCAGATGGCTCGCTCAAACTGCGCATTAGCGGGGATTACCCATGGCATGAGCAGGTGAAAATCGCTATCGAATCACCGCAGTCGGTGTATCACACTCTGGCCCTGCGCTTGCCGGACTGGTGCTCCGCGCCGCAGGTTTTGCTGAATGGGCAGCCGGTTGAGCAGGATATTCGCAAAGGCTATTTGCACATCAGCCGAACCTGGCAGGAAGGCGATACGCTCAGTTTGACTCTGCCGATGCCGGTACGGCGGGTATACGGCAACCCACTGGTGCGTCATGTTGCTGGTAAGGTCGCCATTCAACGTGGACCGCTGGTGTATTGCCTGGAGCAGGCCGACAACGGCGAAGAGTTGCACAACCTGTGGCTGGCGAAAGAAAGTGAATTCAGAGTGTTCGAGGGTAAGGGGCTATTCAGTCATAAGATGTTAATTCAGGCTGAAGGTGTGAAACAAAGTAGCACCGACGCAACGCAACAACCTTTGTGGCACTACGATGTTTCACCGGCTTCGCGTCAGGCGCATACGCTGACGTTTATTCCGTGGTTTAGCTGGGCAAACCGTGGTGAAGGCGAAATGCGTATCTGGGTAAACGAGCAGTAG
- a CDS encoding helix-turn-helix domain-containing protein: MLELSMSLPIKVQNGGLFISRGVGSHPARQLQSWEIIFVEKGTLTIREGQTVFCVNAGESLLLWPQRSHIGVGQFPADLKFYWLHFEMTEENSASITQPLLAIPQHTRVNEPQYIISLFRQFLREQENIHRSMALELILLLILQQISAAASEQPADSPGNALAWKAQQIIHTQFHLPICASTLAKELHCNADYLGRVFRSAFRLTLTEALHRQRVRAAEKLLISDSLSLTEVAMKCGFNDVGYFRKIFRKHTSLTPAAWKRRYCKEHINSA, encoded by the coding sequence ATGCTCGAATTATCCATGTCTCTTCCGATTAAAGTCCAAAATGGCGGGTTATTTATTTCCCGGGGCGTGGGTAGCCATCCGGCGCGGCAACTGCAATCCTGGGAAATCATTTTTGTCGAAAAAGGGACATTAACGATTCGCGAAGGGCAGACCGTTTTTTGCGTGAATGCCGGAGAAAGTTTGTTGCTGTGGCCGCAGCGCTCGCATATTGGCGTCGGGCAATTTCCGGCTGATTTGAAATTTTACTGGCTGCATTTTGAGATGACGGAAGAAAACAGCGCATCAATAACGCAACCATTACTTGCTATCCCTCAGCATACCCGGGTGAACGAGCCACAATATATTATTTCGCTGTTTCGTCAGTTCTTACGCGAGCAGGAAAATATTCATCGCAGCATGGCGCTGGAACTGATCCTGCTGCTGATTTTGCAGCAAATATCTGCCGCTGCCAGCGAGCAACCCGCAGATAGCCCTGGCAATGCGCTGGCCTGGAAAGCACAACAAATAATCCACACCCAGTTCCACTTGCCGATTTGCGCCTCAACGTTGGCGAAAGAGCTGCATTGTAATGCGGACTATCTGGGGCGCGTATTCCGTAGCGCTTTCCGGCTGACGCTAACCGAAGCGTTACATCGCCAGCGGGTAAGGGCGGCAGAAAAACTGTTGATCAGTGACTCGCTGTCACTTACCGAAGTGGCGATGAAATGTGGATTCAATGATGTGGGTTATTTTCGCAAAATCTTCCGCAAGCATACCAGCCTGACGCCCGCGGCGTGGAAACGGCGCTATTGCAAAGAGCATATTAATTCGGCGTAA
- a CDS encoding L-ribulose-5-phosphate 3-epimerase, with product MRNHPLGIYEKALAKDLSWPERLVLAKSCGFDFVEMSVDETDERLSRLDWSPAQRASLVSAMLETGVAIPSMCLSAHRRFPFGSRDESVRARARDIMTKAIRLARDLGIRTIQLAGYDVYYEEHDAGTQQRFAEGLAWAVEQAAAAQVMLAVEIMDTAFMNSISKWKKWDEMLSSPWFTVYPDVGNLSAWGNDVTAELTLGIDRIAAIHLKDTLPVTETHPGQFRDVPFGEGCVDFVGIFKTLHELNYRGSFLIEMWTEKAKEPVLEIIQARRWIEARMQEGGFPC from the coding sequence ATGCGTAATCATCCGTTAGGGATCTATGAAAAAGCGCTGGCGAAAGACCTCTCCTGGCCGGAGCGTCTGGTGCTGGCGAAAAGCTGCGGTTTTGATTTCGTCGAGATGTCGGTGGATGAAACCGATGAACGTCTGTCGCGTCTCGACTGGAGTCCTGCTCAGCGCGCATCGCTGGTGAGCGCAATGCTAGAAACCGGCGTGGCAATTCCCTCAATGTGCCTGTCCGCCCACCGCCGTTTTCCGTTTGGCAGCCGCGATGAATCTGTACGCGCCCGGGCGCGCGACATCATGACCAAAGCCATTCGTCTGGCGCGCGATCTCGGAATTCGCACCATTCAACTGGCCGGTTACGACGTCTATTACGAAGAACATGACGCAGGTACGCAGCAGCGCTTTGCCGAAGGGTTGGCATGGGCGGTCGAGCAAGCCGCCGCCGCGCAGGTCATGCTGGCGGTAGAAATCATGGATACCGCTTTTATGAACTCGATCAGCAAGTGGAAAAAGTGGGATGAAATGCTGTCATCGCCGTGGTTCACCGTCTATCCGGACGTAGGCAACCTCAGCGCCTGGGGTAATGACGTCACTGCCGAATTGACGCTGGGCATTGACCGTATCGCCGCTATCCACCTGAAAGACACACTGCCAGTAACCGAAACCCATCCGGGCCAGTTTCGCGATGTACCTTTTGGCGAAGGGTGCGTGGACTTTGTTGGTATCTTCAAAACGCTGCACGAGCTGAACTATCGCGGGTCGTTTCTGATTGAAATGTGGACTGAAAAAGCGAAAGAGCCGGTACTGGAAATTATTCAGGCACGGCGCTGGATAGAAGCACGTATGCAGGAAGGAGGATTTCCATGTTAG
- a CDS encoding MFS transporter, producing MNMTSRPTLNDIPRQRWLRIIPPILIACIISYMDRVNIAFAMPGGMDAELGISATMAGLAGGIFFIGYLFLQVPGGKIAVHGSGKKFIGWSLVAWAVISVLTGLITNQYQLLVLRFLLGVAEGGMLPVVLTMISNWFPDAERGRANAIVIMFVPIAGIITAPLSGWIITVLDWRWLFIIEGLLSVVVLVLWAYTVYDRPQEARWISDAEKNYLVETLAAEQKAIAGTEVKNASLGAVLSDKTMWQLIALNFFYQTGIYGYTLWLPTILKELTHSSMGQVGMLAILPYVGAIAGMFLFSSLSDRTGKRKLFVCLPLIGFALCMFLSVALKNNVWLAYAALVGCGFFLQSAAGVFWTIPARLFSAEMAGGARGVINALGNLGGFCGPYAVGVLITLYSKDAGVYCLAISLALAALMALLLPAKCDAGSAPLKTLNPHKRTA from the coding sequence ATGAATATGACCTCTCGCCCTACACTCAATGATATACCCCGTCAGCGCTGGCTGCGAATTATTCCACCGATTCTGATCGCCTGTATTATTTCTTATATGGACCGCGTCAATATCGCATTTGCGATGCCGGGCGGCATGGACGCCGAATTAGGTATTTCCGCCACCATGGCGGGACTGGCTGGCGGTATTTTCTTTATCGGTTATCTGTTTTTACAGGTTCCCGGCGGAAAAATTGCCGTACACGGCAGCGGCAAGAAATTTATCGGCTGGTCGTTGGTTGCCTGGGCGGTTATTTCCGTTCTGACGGGCTTGATCACTAATCAGTATCAACTGCTGGTTTTGCGTTTCTTACTCGGCGTGGCAGAAGGCGGCATGCTGCCGGTGGTGCTGACGATGATCAGTAACTGGTTCCCTGACGCCGAGCGCGGTCGCGCCAATGCGATTGTGATTATGTTTGTGCCGATTGCCGGGATCATTACCGCTCCGCTCTCGGGTTGGATTATCACCGTTCTCGACTGGCGCTGGCTGTTCATCATTGAAGGTTTACTCTCCGTCGTCGTTCTGGTGCTGTGGGCCTATACCGTTTACGACCGTCCGCAGGAAGCGCGCTGGATATCTGACGCCGAGAAAAATTACCTCGTTGAAACGCTGGCCGCCGAGCAAAAAGCCATTGCCGGAACTGAAGTCAAAAATGCCTCTCTGGGCGCAGTGCTGTCCGATAAAACCATGTGGCAACTAATCGCGCTGAACTTCTTCTACCAGACCGGGATTTACGGTTACACCCTGTGGCTGCCGACCATCCTCAAAGAGCTGACTCACAGCAGCATGGGACAGGTCGGTATGCTCGCCATTCTGCCGTACGTCGGCGCAATTGCCGGGATGTTCCTGTTCTCTTCTCTCTCTGACCGTACCGGCAAACGCAAGCTGTTCGTCTGCCTGCCGCTGATTGGCTTTGCCCTGTGCATGTTCCTCTCCGTGGCGCTGAAAAATAACGTCTGGCTGGCTTATGCCGCGCTGGTCGGCTGCGGCTTCTTCCTGCAATCGGCTGCGGGCGTGTTCTGGACTATTCCGGCGCGTTTGTTCAGCGCAGAAATGGCCGGTGGCGCACGTGGGGTCATCAACGCCCTCGGCAACCTCGGTGGCTTCTGCGGTCCTTACGCGGTCGGCGTTCTCATCACCCTGTACAGCAAAGATGCGGGCGTTTATTGCCTGGCAATCTCACTGGCTCTGGCCGCGCTGATGGCACTGCTGCTGCCAGCAAAATGCGATGCCGGTTCTGCGCCGCTAAAGACGCTAAATCCACATAAACGTACAGCTTAA
- a CDS encoding YhcH/YjgK/YiaL family protein: protein MIFGHIAQPNPCRLPTAIERALDFLRTTDFRKLEPGVVEIDGKNIFAQIIDLTTCDAAENRPEVHRRYLDIQFLAWGEEKIGIAIDTGNNQISESLLEQRDIIFYHASEHESFIEMTQGSYAIFFPQDVHRPGCHKTVATPIRKIVVKVAISVL from the coding sequence ATGATCTTTGGACATATTGCTCAGCCTAATCCATGCCGTTTGCCCACAGCGATTGAAAGGGCGCTCGACTTTCTGCGCACCACAGATTTTCGCAAACTGGAACCGGGCGTGGTGGAAATAGACGGTAAAAACATCTTTGCGCAGATTATCGATCTAACCACCTGTGACGCTGCCGAAAATCGCCCGGAAGTACATCGCCGCTATCTGGATATTCAATTTTTAGCCTGGGGTGAAGAAAAAATCGGTATCGCTATTGATACCGGAAATAACCAAATCAGCGAATCGTTATTAGAACAGCGTGATATTATTTTTTATCACGCCAGCGAACATGAATCTTTTATTGAAATGACTCAGGGAAGTTACGCCATATTTTTCCCGCAGGATGTTCATCGTCCAGGATGTCATAAAACTGTCGCCACACCGATCCGCAAAATAGTCGTTAAAGTTGCTATTTCAGTTTTATAA